A region from the Triticum aestivum cultivar Chinese Spring chromosome 3D, IWGSC CS RefSeq v2.1, whole genome shotgun sequence genome encodes:
- the LOC123077794 gene encoding uncharacterized protein isoform X2 yields MTSGELQEERDALDCTAKETGTSGRPATSCASLFFVADSCPGFATRMLCAVFFSHCASDNDTTFGMFFRDPNERLVLLPCSVTERFPKHFASDFLNFRAHGHRYVVYVYTGSDNKKRIGGDDLSKFMKDFNLGLGQLVVFVMTGCIAKAFVCSFGAGFIDGGGAGVAQQEEEQGGADEEGHVDEEGIDVEIMGEAPIGIIYSMGVSLDLEEEGRLAMMIDIEQGNIASRFVHRFTSTNIMKKSMKIPNQVCVLLNIGAEGFIGVRLGEGPLSRVAFKTAKDGRMVFNKEWGVFVSTYNLQVGSAAMFTFSRSNAAPFDVVCVVDILSI; encoded by the exons ATGACTTCCGGAGAGCTACAAGAAGAGAGAGACGCATTGGA CTGCACCGCGAAGGAGACAGGGACGAGCGGCAGGCCGGCGACCAGCTGCGCATCTCTCTTCTTCGTTGCTGATTCCTGCCCAG GATTTGCAACCAGGATGTTGTGCGCAGTTTTCTTCTCTCATTGCGCGTCGGACAACGACACGACATTCGGCATGTTTTTCCGGGATCCGAATGAAAGACTTGTG CTACTGCCATGCTCTGTGACAGAGCGTTTCCCCAAGCACTTTGCTAGTGACTTTCTGAACTTTCGAGCTCATGGCCACCGGTACGTTGTTTATGTGTACACAGGATCTGACAACAAGAAACGTATCGGTGGCGATGACTTGTCGAAGTTCATGAAGGACTTCAACTTGGGGCTTGGGCAGCTTGTTGTTTTTGTGATGACTGGGTGCATTGCAAAAGCATTTGTCTGCTCCTTCGGTGCTGGCTTTATTGATGGAGGTGGAGCTGGAGTAGCACAACAAGAGGAAGAGCAAGGAGGTGCTGACGAAGAGGGACATGTGGATGAGGAGGGGATTGACGTAGAGATCATGGGAGAAGCACCCATAGGCATCATATACAGCATGGGTGTAAGTTTGGATTTGGAGGAGGAAGGCCGTCTTGCCATGATGATTGACATTGAGCAGGGGAACATTGCTTCACGGTTTGTTCATCGGTTCACAAGCACCAACATCATGAAGAAGTCAATG AAAATCCCAAACCAAGTGTGTGTGCTCCTGAATATTGGAGCTGAAGGATTTATTGGAGTTCGCTTGGGAGAAGGCCCGCTCTCAAGGGTTGCATTCAAAACAGCCAAGGATGGACGCATGGTGTTCAATAAGGAGTGGGGAGTTTTCGTGTCAACCTACAACTTGCAAGTAGGGAGTGCTGCTATGTTCACCTTCAGTAGGAGCAATGCTGCCCCCTTTGATGTGGTCTGTGTTGTTGACATCCTGAGCATATGA
- the LOC123077794 gene encoding uncharacterized protein isoform X1 produces MTSGELQEERDALEVCLLNLIYEMICISSLSCTAKETGTSGRPATSCASLFFVADSCPGFATRMLCAVFFSHCASDNDTTFGMFFRDPNERLVLLPCSVTERFPKHFASDFLNFRAHGHRYVVYVYTGSDNKKRIGGDDLSKFMKDFNLGLGQLVVFVMTGCIAKAFVCSFGAGFIDGGGAGVAQQEEEQGGADEEGHVDEEGIDVEIMGEAPIGIIYSMGVSLDLEEEGRLAMMIDIEQGNIASRFVHRFTSTNIMKKSMKIPNQVCVLLNIGAEGFIGVRLGEGPLSRVAFKTAKDGRMVFNKEWGVFVSTYNLQVGSAAMFTFSRSNAAPFDVVCVVDILSI; encoded by the exons ATGACTTCCGGAGAGCTACAAGAAGAGAGAGACGCATTGGA GGTGTGTCTACTGAATTTAATTTATGAAATGATCTGTATTTCCTCTCTGAGCTGCACCGCGAAGGAGACAGGGACGAGCGGCAGGCCGGCGACCAGCTGCGCATCTCTCTTCTTCGTTGCTGATTCCTGCCCAG GATTTGCAACCAGGATGTTGTGCGCAGTTTTCTTCTCTCATTGCGCGTCGGACAACGACACGACATTCGGCATGTTTTTCCGGGATCCGAATGAAAGACTTGTG CTACTGCCATGCTCTGTGACAGAGCGTTTCCCCAAGCACTTTGCTAGTGACTTTCTGAACTTTCGAGCTCATGGCCACCGGTACGTTGTTTATGTGTACACAGGATCTGACAACAAGAAACGTATCGGTGGCGATGACTTGTCGAAGTTCATGAAGGACTTCAACTTGGGGCTTGGGCAGCTTGTTGTTTTTGTGATGACTGGGTGCATTGCAAAAGCATTTGTCTGCTCCTTCGGTGCTGGCTTTATTGATGGAGGTGGAGCTGGAGTAGCACAACAAGAGGAAGAGCAAGGAGGTGCTGACGAAGAGGGACATGTGGATGAGGAGGGGATTGACGTAGAGATCATGGGAGAAGCACCCATAGGCATCATATACAGCATGGGTGTAAGTTTGGATTTGGAGGAGGAAGGCCGTCTTGCCATGATGATTGACATTGAGCAGGGGAACATTGCTTCACGGTTTGTTCATCGGTTCACAAGCACCAACATCATGAAGAAGTCAATG AAAATCCCAAACCAAGTGTGTGTGCTCCTGAATATTGGAGCTGAAGGATTTATTGGAGTTCGCTTGGGAGAAGGCCCGCTCTCAAGGGTTGCATTCAAAACAGCCAAGGATGGACGCATGGTGTTCAATAAGGAGTGGGGAGTTTTCGTGTCAACCTACAACTTGCAAGTAGGGAGTGCTGCTATGTTCACCTTCAGTAGGAGCAATGCTGCCCCCTTTGATGTGGTCTGTGTTGTTGACATCCTGAGCATATGA